One genomic region from Flavobacterium lindanitolerans encodes:
- a CDS encoding PorP/SprF family type IX secretion system membrane protein, with protein MKTKFLFFALLLTGFAGFAQQDAQYTQYMYNTININPAYAGSRGVMSIFGLHRTQWVGLDGAPVTNAVSLNTPINNSKLGIGLSFVNDRIGPTDENTISADISYTVQTSETYKLSFGIKGTANLFSLDVNKLNPADAGDPHLQNFNNNFTPNFGAGVYFHSDKLYVGLSVPNFLQTTRYEDNSVSVYKERMNFYFIGGYVFDLSPSIKFKPAFLMKTIQGAPLQLDVSGNFLFNDKFTIGAAWRWDAAVSAMAGFQVTEGLFVGYGYDLETTKLSNYNSGSHEIFLRFELFNKFNKLTSPRFF; from the coding sequence ATGAAAACAAAATTTTTATTTTTCGCTTTACTGTTGACAGGTTTTGCAGGTTTTGCGCAACAAGATGCCCAGTACACTCAATACATGTACAACACTATTAATATAAACCCGGCCTATGCCGGTTCCAGAGGCGTGATGAGTATTTTCGGCCTTCATAGAACCCAATGGGTTGGTTTGGATGGAGCTCCTGTAACCAATGCAGTTTCTTTAAACACACCTATCAATAATAGTAAATTAGGAATCGGACTTTCTTTTGTCAATGACAGAATTGGCCCGACAGACGAAAACACTATTTCTGCTGATATATCTTATACTGTTCAGACATCGGAAACTTATAAACTTTCGTTTGGTATTAAAGGAACGGCCAATCTTTTTAGCCTGGACGTAAACAAATTAAACCCTGCCGATGCCGGTGACCCTCACCTGCAGAATTTCAACAATAATTTTACTCCAAATTTTGGAGCCGGGGTTTACTTCCATTCCGATAAATTATATGTAGGTCTTTCCGTTCCTAACTTTTTACAGACAACCCGTTATGAAGACAACTCCGTTTCGGTTTATAAAGAAAGGATGAATTTTTATTTCATCGGTGGTTATGTATTTGATTTGAGCCCTAGTATTAAATTTAAGCCTGCATTCCTTATGAAAACCATTCAGGGTGCTCCCCTACAACTTGACGTATCCGGTAATTTCTTATTCAACGATAAATTTACCATTGGAGCAGCCTGGAGATGGGATGCCGCGGTTAGTGCGATGGCTGGTTTCCAGGTTACAGAAGGTTTGTTTGTAGGTTATGGATATGACTTAGAAACAACAAAGCTGTCCAATTATAACTCCGGCTCACACGAAATATTCCTTCGATTTGAGCTTTTCAACAAGTTTAACAAATTAACTTCACCTAGGTTCTTCTAA
- a CDS encoding OmpA family protein: protein MKIKFIYLAFLSTVCFSGYAQKSAVASADKKYEKYAYIDAIKTYERVAEKGYKSQDMLQKLGNSYYFNADLENAAKWYGELFAMTQDVEPEYFYRYSQSLKGIGEYDKANEMLQKFNQKSDTDSRGKLYEEKKNYLEEIRKNSGRYKIDNAGVNSEYSDYGSAFFGDKVVFTSARDTGNFSKRQHSWTNMYFTNMYVSDLSADGALSAPQKFAKSLNTKFHEATPSFSKDGKTMYFTRNNYNDGKKGKSNDKVTLLKIYRATLEGDKWTNVTELPFNNNNYSVAHPALSPDGKTMYFASDMPGTLGQSDIFKVSINADGSFGTPENLGPKINTPGRESFPFVSDENELYFASDGQLGLGGFDIFVSKIGNDGSIKEVKNIGEPANSKKDDFAYIINSKTRIGFLSSNRDGGNGNDDIYKFVETKRLEFECEQLLAGTITDLETGAILPNTKVTLFDEKFNKLKEVTSDASGKYSFEDVQCGKSYYVRAEKQDYVTKESRITLPNESGETDLPIALEKTVKKVKVGDDLAKAFGIKIIYFDLDKWNIRPDAATDLAKIVDVMKEYPTMKVDVRSHTDSRQTHKYNERLSDRRAKSTIAWMINDGIQASRLSGKGYGETQLVNKCSDGVPCSEEEHQLNRRSEFIITEL from the coding sequence ATGAAAATCAAATTTATATACCTCGCATTTTTAAGTACAGTCTGCTTTAGCGGATATGCGCAAAAATCGGCTGTGGCATCAGCAGATAAGAAGTATGAGAAATATGCTTACATTGATGCTATAAAAACCTATGAGCGTGTTGCTGAAAAAGGATACAAATCGCAAGATATGCTTCAAAAACTTGGAAACTCTTACTACTTTAATGCTGATTTGGAAAATGCTGCCAAATGGTATGGTGAGCTTTTTGCCATGACGCAGGATGTAGAGCCTGAATATTTTTACCGTTATTCACAATCTCTAAAAGGAATTGGAGAATATGATAAGGCTAATGAGATGCTTCAAAAATTCAATCAGAAGTCAGATACTGATTCTCGTGGGAAACTATATGAGGAAAAGAAAAATTATCTGGAAGAAATCAGGAAAAATTCCGGAAGGTATAAAATCGATAATGCCGGGGTAAATTCTGAATATTCTGATTATGGAAGTGCTTTCTTTGGAGATAAAGTAGTTTTTACTTCTGCACGGGATACCGGAAACTTTTCAAAAAGACAGCATTCATGGACGAATATGTATTTTACCAATATGTATGTTTCAGATTTGAGTGCAGACGGTGCATTATCGGCTCCACAAAAATTTGCAAAAAGCCTGAATACCAAATTCCATGAAGCCACTCCGTCTTTTTCCAAAGATGGAAAGACCATGTATTTTACCCGAAATAATTATAACGATGGTAAAAAAGGCAAAAGCAACGATAAGGTAACTTTATTAAAAATCTACAGGGCGACTTTAGAAGGCGACAAGTGGACAAATGTTACGGAACTTCCTTTCAACAATAACAATTACAGTGTGGCCCACCCTGCTTTGAGTCCGGATGGAAAAACAATGTATTTTGCTTCTGATATGCCGGGAACTTTAGGACAATCTGATATTTTTAAAGTCAGCATTAATGCCGATGGAAGTTTCGGAACACCGGAAAACCTTGGACCTAAAATCAATACTCCGGGAAGAGAATCTTTTCCTTTTGTATCAGATGAAAATGAGTTGTATTTTGCTTCCGATGGCCAGCTTGGCTTGGGTGGTTTTGATATTTTTGTTTCAAAAATTGGAAACGACGGTAGCATTAAAGAAGTTAAAAACATTGGAGAACCTGCCAATAGCAAAAAAGATGATTTTGCCTATATCATTAACTCTAAAACAAGAATTGGCTTTTTAAGTTCCAACAGAGACGGCGGAAACGGCAATGATGATATCTACAAATTTGTTGAAACCAAAAGATTGGAATTTGAATGTGAACAGCTTTTGGCCGGAACCATAACCGATTTGGAAACCGGAGCGATTCTTCCAAATACAAAAGTGACTTTATTTGATGAAAAATTCAACAAATTAAAAGAAGTAACATCTGATGCTTCCGGAAAATATTCTTTTGAGGATGTACAATGCGGTAAATCGTATTATGTAAGAGCCGAAAAACAAGACTATGTAACCAAGGAATCCCGAATAACCTTACCAAATGAAAGCGGTGAAACCGACCTTCCAATTGCTTTGGAAAAAACAGTCAAGAAAGTTAAAGTTGGTGATGACCTTGCAAAAGCATTCGGTATCAAGATTATTTACTTTGATCTTGATAAATGGAATATCCGTCCGGATGCAGCTACTGACCTTGCAAAAATTGTTGATGTGATGAAAGAATACCCAACCATGAAAGTTGACGTAAGATCACATACAGACAGTCGTCAGACACACAAATACAATGAAAGGCTATCTGACAGAAGAGCCAAATCAACTATTGCGTGGATGATTAACGATGGAATACAAGCATCACGATTAAGCGGAAAAGGTTATGGAGAAACTCAATTGGTAAACAAATGCTCTGATGGGGTTCCATGTTCTGAAGAAGAGCACCAATTGAACAGAAGAAGTGAATTTATTATTACTGAATTATAA
- a CDS encoding CAP domain-containing protein yields the protein MKAIMLRTLMPVAFLFTMLSCSSDSSDDSNLTNGNSTLVENYDYNPTELELMRIINEHRQSLNLPALQPINHISYKSEEHNEYMIENNVVNHAYFEERSQNLIQVLGAVKVNENVAYNYNTPQAALHAWLESPSHKANIEGDFTHFGMSVRISPESGRKYYTNMFIKK from the coding sequence ATGAAAGCAATAATGCTAAGAACATTAATGCCAGTGGCTTTTTTGTTCACAATGTTATCCTGTTCTTCAGATTCATCTGATGACAGTAACCTGACAAATGGAAATTCTACTTTGGTAGAAAATTATGATTACAATCCCACAGAATTAGAATTGATGCGTATTATTAACGAACACAGACAATCGCTCAATTTACCGGCTTTACAACCAATCAATCACATTTCTTACAAATCAGAAGAACACAACGAATACATGATTGAAAACAACGTTGTCAATCATGCTTATTTCGAAGAAAGGTCACAAAACCTGATACAGGTATTGGGAGCGGTTAAAGTCAATGAAAATGTGGCTTATAATTATAACACTCCACAAGCGGCTTTACATGCCTGGCTTGAGAGCCCGAGCCATAAAGCAAATATTGAAGGAGATTTTACTCATTTTGGAATGTCAGTCCGTATCAGTCCGGAATCAGGACGAAAATATTATACCAATATGTTCATCAAAAAATAA
- the pdxH gene encoding pyridoxamine 5'-phosphate oxidase encodes MKDLSDYRKSYEKSELIETAIPDNPFELFDLWFQEAEAIGGTEEVNAMTIATIGKDGFPKSRIVLLKQLTPEGFIFFTNYESEKGKAIAENPNVCLSFFWPYAERQVIIKGTAEKTADEISDAYFQSRPFGSQLGALASHQSEIIENREVLEIKVKNLEEEFTGKVIARPAYWGGYLVKPYEMEFWQGRPNRLHDRIRFQYRENTWKKDRLSS; translated from the coding sequence ATGAAAGATTTAAGCGATTACAGAAAATCATACGAAAAAAGTGAACTGATAGAAACTGCCATACCGGACAATCCTTTTGAATTATTTGACTTGTGGTTTCAGGAAGCCGAAGCTATAGGAGGGACAGAAGAAGTGAATGCAATGACTATTGCCACTATCGGGAAAGACGGTTTCCCTAAATCAAGAATCGTGCTTTTAAAACAACTCACCCCGGAAGGTTTTATTTTCTTTACCAATTACGAATCTGAAAAAGGAAAAGCCATAGCTGAAAACCCGAATGTTTGTCTTTCTTTCTTTTGGCCTTACGCAGAAAGACAGGTTATCATTAAAGGGACAGCTGAAAAAACAGCTGATGAAATTTCAGATGCTTATTTCCAATCCAGGCCATTTGGAAGCCAATTAGGAGCACTTGCCTCACACCAAAGTGAAATCATAGAAAACAGAGAAGTTCTGGAAATTAAGGTAAAAAATCTGGAAGAAGAATTTACAGGAAAAGTAATCGCTCGTCCGGCTTATTGGGGAGGTTATCTGGTCAAGCCTTATGAGATGGAATTCTGGCAGGGTAGGCCCAACAGGCTTCATGATAGAATTCGTTTCCAATACCGCGAAAACACATGGAAAAAGGACAGGCTTTCCTCATGA
- a CDS encoding ribonuclease Z: protein MKLTILGCYAATPRTITNPTSQVLEIRDRMFLIDCGEGTQVQLRKNKIKFSKINHIFISHLHGDHVYGLVGLVSTYMLLNRVNDLHIYGPKGIKEIITLQLKLSNSWTNYNLYFHELESDVSETVFEDDKVIVKTIPLKHRIYTNGYLFLEKFSERKLNIDAVQEYEIDQVYYKKIKYGGDITLEDGRVIPNAELTFDPDTPKSYAFCSDTVYNEDILPLIENVDVLYHESTFLESEVLLAEKTMHSTAKEAARIALKANAKNLVLGHYSTRYESIQKFKEEAETIFPNVFLGDDGESFSF from the coding sequence ATGAAGCTGACGATTCTTGGCTGTTATGCCGCTACACCCAGAACTATTACAAATCCGACATCGCAGGTTTTGGAAATAAGAGACCGGATGTTTCTCATAGACTGTGGTGAGGGAACACAGGTTCAGCTACGGAAAAACAAGATCAAATTTTCCAAAATAAACCACATTTTTATTTCTCACCTTCATGGAGACCATGTCTACGGACTTGTTGGTCTGGTTTCTACCTACATGCTTTTGAACAGGGTCAATGACCTGCATATTTATGGGCCAAAGGGAATAAAAGAGATTATTACACTGCAATTAAAGCTTTCCAATTCCTGGACCAATTACAATCTTTATTTCCATGAACTGGAATCGGATGTGTCCGAAACCGTTTTTGAAGATGATAAGGTAATTGTAAAGACAATTCCGCTTAAACACAGGATATATACTAACGGCTATTTATTCCTCGAAAAGTTCAGCGAAAGAAAGCTAAATATTGATGCAGTACAGGAATATGAAATCGACCAGGTTTATTACAAAAAAATCAAATATGGCGGAGATATTACTTTAGAAGATGGTCGCGTGATTCCTAATGCCGAACTGACTTTTGATCCGGATACTCCAAAAAGCTATGCGTTTTGTTCGGATACGGTTTATAATGAAGATATATTACCGCTGATTGAAAACGTAGATGTTCTTTATCATGAATCTACCTTTTTGGAATCAGAAGTTTTGCTCGCTGAAAAGACCATGCACTCAACGGCTAAAGAAGCTGCCCGGATTGCACTTAAGGCAAATGCCAAAAATCTGGTATTGGGCCATTATTCCACACGATACGAATCGATTCAGAAATTCAAAGAAGAAGCAGAAACTATTTTCCCGAATGTCTTTTTGGGAGATGACGGGGAAAGTTTTTCTTTTTGA
- a CDS encoding aspartate carbamoyltransferase catalytic subunit, with protein MSELSVNHLLGIKYITKQDIDLIFETADHFKEVINRPIKKVPSLRDITIANIFFENSTRTKLSFELAQKRLSADVISFSAAQSSVKKGETLIDTVNNILSMKVDMVVMRHSNPGAAYFLSQNVNASIVNAGDGAHEHPTQGLLDSFTIREKLGEVAGKKVVIVGDILHSRVALSNIYALKMQGAEVKVCGPKTLIPKYIESLGVGVEPNLRKALEWCDVANMLRVQNERMDVNYFPSTREYTQQYGVDKAFLDSLNKEIVIMHPGPINRGVEISSDVADSQQSVILNQVENGVAVRMAVIYLLASKIKQ; from the coding sequence ATGAGCGAATTAAGCGTAAATCATTTATTAGGAATAAAATATATCACCAAACAGGATATTGACCTTATTTTTGAAACAGCCGATCATTTTAAGGAAGTCATCAACCGACCAATTAAAAAAGTTCCTTCGCTTCGAGATATTACCATAGCTAATATATTTTTTGAAAACAGTACCAGAACCAAACTGTCTTTTGAATTGGCACAAAAACGCCTTTCGGCTGATGTTATCAGCTTTTCAGCCGCGCAGTCATCGGTTAAAAAGGGAGAAACCCTGATTGATACTGTCAACAATATCCTTTCAATGAAGGTTGATATGGTAGTCATGAGGCATTCCAATCCGGGAGCGGCTTATTTTCTTTCACAAAATGTCAATGCGAGTATTGTCAATGCGGGCGATGGTGCACACGAACATCCAACGCAAGGTTTATTGGATTCTTTTACGATAAGAGAAAAACTAGGCGAAGTTGCCGGAAAGAAAGTCGTGATTGTAGGTGATATTCTGCATTCACGTGTGGCGCTTTCCAATATTTATGCCCTTAAAATGCAAGGAGCCGAAGTCAAAGTTTGCGGACCTAAAACCTTAATTCCAAAATATATCGAATCTTTGGGAGTTGGTGTGGAACCCAACCTTAGAAAAGCACTTGAATGGTGTGATGTGGCCAATATGCTCAGGGTACAAAATGAAAGAATGGATGTGAATTATTTCCCTTCCACAAGAGAATATACACAGCAATACGGAGTAGATAAGGCATTTTTAGATTCGCTAAATAAGGAAATCGTAATCATGCACCCAGGACCAATCAATAGAGGTGTCGAAATCTCTTCTGATGTAGCCGATTCGCAACAGTCTGTTATCCTAAACCAGGTTGAAAATGGTGTGGCAGTACGTATGGCAGTAATTTATCTTCTGGCATCAAAAATTAAACAATAG
- the pyrR gene encoding bifunctional pyr operon transcriptional regulator/uracil phosphoribosyltransferase PyrR → MSQKILLTSKEVNIILHRLACQLIEKHLDFSDTILVGIQPRGTFLAERLKELLLKEYKVQDVALGYLDITFFRDDFRRTEKPLEANKTQINFLVENKKVIFIDDVLYTGRSIRSALTAIQSFGRPSEIELLVLIDRRFSRHLPIQPDYRGRQVDSINNEKVKVCWKEQEGEDVVYLVTN, encoded by the coding sequence ATGAGTCAAAAAATATTGCTTACTTCAAAAGAAGTCAATATCATTCTGCATCGTTTGGCCTGTCAGTTAATTGAAAAGCATCTTGATTTTTCAGATACTATTCTTGTAGGAATCCAGCCTCGCGGAACCTTTTTGGCAGAACGCCTGAAGGAATTACTTTTAAAAGAATATAAAGTACAGGATGTTGCTTTAGGCTATCTTGATATCACTTTTTTCAGGGATGATTTTCGCAGGACAGAAAAGCCTTTGGAAGCCAATAAAACACAGATTAACTTTTTGGTAGAAAATAAGAAAGTCATTTTTATTGATGATGTCTTATATACCGGAAGAAGCATCCGTTCTGCTTTGACTGCCATCCAATCCTTTGGAAGGCCATCAGAAATTGAGTTGCTGGTTTTGATTGACAGGCGATTTAGCCGCCATTTGCCAATCCAGCCGGATTACAGAGGCAGACAGGTCGATTCCATAAACAATGAAAAGGTGAAGGTATGCTGGAAAGAGCAGGAGGGAGAGGATGTGGTTTACCTTGTAACTAATTAA
- a CDS encoding ABC-F family ATP-binding cassette domain-containing protein produces MLTVNNLSVQFGKRVLFDEVNTTFTDGNIYGVIGANGAGKSTFLKILSGDFEPTSGHVFLEPGKRMSVLNQNHNMFDEHTVLETVMMGNKVLYAVKKEMDELYLDYTDENAERIGELQVQFEEMNGWNADSDAASLLSNLGINEDSHYTLMGDMEGKLKVRVLLAQALFGNPDVLIMDEPTNDLDFETIAWLENFLANYENTVIVVSHDRHFLDAVCTHISDIDFGKINHYSGNYTFWYESSQLAAKQRAQQNKKAEEKKQELEEFIRRFSANVAKSKQATSRKKMISKLNIAEIKPSSRRYPAIIFEQEREAGDQILNITNLSASIDGETLFTGVDLNMAKGDKIVLFSKDSRATTAFYEILNGNKKADSGTFEWGITTTQAYLPVENHEFFDNDLNLVDWLRQWAKTEEERDEVYIRGFLGKMIFSGEEALKISRVLSGGEKVRCMLSRMMMQRANVLMLDEPTNHLDLESITAFNNSLKNYKGSVIFTTHDHEFAQTVGNRVIELTPKGAIDRYMTFDDYLDDEKVQELRKKMYS; encoded by the coding sequence ATGTTAACAGTAAATAATTTATCAGTACAATTTGGCAAGAGAGTTTTGTTTGATGAAGTAAATACAACCTTTACAGATGGTAATATTTATGGAGTCATTGGAGCAAATGGTGCTGGAAAATCTACATTCTTAAAAATACTTTCGGGAGATTTTGAGCCAACTTCTGGACACGTTTTTCTGGAACCGGGCAAGCGTATGTCCGTATTGAACCAGAACCACAACATGTTTGATGAGCATACGGTTTTGGAAACGGTGATGATGGGGAACAAAGTTCTTTATGCTGTTAAGAAAGAAATGGATGAGCTTTATCTGGACTATACCGATGAAAACGCGGAAAGAATCGGAGAGCTTCAGGTGCAGTTTGAAGAAATGAACGGATGGAATGCCGATTCTGATGCTGCTTCTTTGCTATCAAATTTAGGTATCAATGAAGACAGTCACTATACTTTAATGGGGGATATGGAAGGAAAACTAAAGGTTCGTGTGCTTTTGGCACAGGCGCTTTTTGGAAATCCTGATGTGTTAATCATGGATGAGCCTACCAACGACCTGGATTTTGAAACAATTGCATGGTTGGAAAACTTTTTGGCCAATTATGAGAATACAGTAATTGTAGTATCACACGACCGTCACTTCCTGGATGCGGTTTGTACACATATTTCAGATATTGATTTCGGAAAAATCAACCACTATTCAGGAAACTATACATTCTGGTACGAATCAAGCCAATTGGCTGCAAAACAAAGAGCACAGCAAAACAAGAAGGCAGAAGAAAAGAAACAGGAATTGGAAGAATTCATCCGCCGTTTCAGTGCCAACGTAGCAAAATCCAAACAGGCTACTTCACGTAAAAAAATGATTAGCAAACTGAATATTGCCGAAATCAAACCGTCTAGCAGACGTTATCCTGCCATTATTTTTGAACAGGAGAGAGAAGCGGGTGACCAGATTTTGAATATCACTAATCTGAGCGCTTCAATTGATGGCGAAACATTATTTACCGGTGTAGATTTGAATATGGCAAAAGGCGATAAGATTGTCCTTTTCTCTAAAGATTCACGTGCTACTACAGCTTTCTATGAAATTCTGAATGGCAATAAAAAGGCAGATTCCGGAACTTTTGAATGGGGAATCACAACAACGCAGGCCTATCTTCCGGTTGAAAACCATGAATTCTTTGACAACGACCTGAATCTGGTTGATTGGTTAAGGCAATGGGCAAAAACTGAAGAAGAGCGTGATGAAGTTTATATCCGTGGATTCTTAGGGAAAATGATTTTCTCTGGTGAAGAAGCTTTGAAAATTAGCCGCGTTTTGTCTGGAGGTGAAAAAGTGCGTTGCATGCTTTCGAGAATGATGATGCAGAGAGCCAATGTACTGATGCTTGACGAGCCTACAAACCACCTCGATTTGGAATCGATTACAGCTTTCAACAACTCATTGAAAAATTACAAAGGTTCGGTTATTTTCACGACACATGACCATGAATTTGCCCAAACTGTGGGTAACAGGGTTATTGAACTGACACCTAAAGGAGCAATCGACAGATATATGACATTTGACGATTATCTGGATGATGAAAAAGTACAGGAACTAAGAAAGAAAATGTATTCTTAA
- a CDS encoding TlpA family protein disulfide reductase has product MHNLKVFKIVSLSFLSMLSLCSCEKKFKSDNFTAYFGGEVSNPLNRYVLFLKDNKVIDTIPLDRNNRFFKKFDSLAPGLYTFKHEPEYQYVYFDKNDSIMVRMNSNDFDESVVFCGRGEEKNNFLMEMYLKNEEDRDKMFTVFDYDVNKFTKYIDSAYHSRKSYYNSKKELLKWSDDFDTYALASLDFPYYTKKEIYPVIHEIRTGENISERLPKNFYEYRDEIDYNNKGLTNFSPFVKYLTYMLNNMAMEKADDNASPEDKALEMNITKLNIADTLFKNPEIKNTILDNIAFAYLLEDQHILNNKKFLDRYNELSTDKGNQNEIIKIGNAIQMLKNDNALPNVDLIDLNGETVNSKKIIKGKTVIFFWTENAKSHFETAHRKAMELKAKHPGYNFIAINVDDNQSKWKNNLSKYKFDKIEEFRVKDFEELKQKWVITKIHRAIITNADGTINNAFVNLFDVKFVDYLK; this is encoded by the coding sequence ATGCACAATTTAAAAGTTTTCAAAATCGTATCGCTTTCTTTTCTTTCCATGCTGTCACTGTGCTCGTGTGAAAAGAAATTCAAAAGCGATAATTTCACTGCTTACTTTGGCGGAGAGGTTTCAAATCCACTAAACCGCTACGTTTTGTTTCTTAAGGACAATAAGGTTATTGACACTATTCCTTTGGACCGAAACAATAGGTTTTTCAAAAAATTTGATTCCCTCGCTCCCGGATTGTATACTTTTAAACATGAGCCGGAATACCAATACGTTTATTTTGATAAGAACGACAGTATCATGGTACGCATGAACTCTAATGATTTTGACGAATCTGTCGTATTTTGCGGACGCGGAGAAGAAAAAAATAATTTCCTGATGGAGATGTATCTTAAGAATGAGGAAGACCGGGACAAGATGTTTACCGTATTTGACTATGACGTAAATAAGTTTACAAAATACATCGATTCTGCCTATCATTCCCGAAAAAGCTACTACAATTCAAAAAAAGAATTATTGAAATGGAGCGACGATTTTGATACTTATGCACTGGCTTCTCTCGATTTCCCTTACTATACCAAAAAAGAAATTTATCCGGTCATACACGAAATACGAACCGGAGAAAATATCAGCGAAAGACTTCCAAAGAATTTTTATGAATACCGCGATGAGATTGATTACAATAATAAAGGCCTGACAAACTTCTCGCCTTTTGTAAAATATCTTACCTACATGCTGAATAATATGGCAATGGAAAAAGCCGACGATAATGCTTCACCTGAAGACAAGGCTTTAGAAATGAACATCACCAAGCTGAATATTGCCGATACGCTTTTCAAAAATCCGGAAATCAAAAATACCATTCTCGACAATATTGCCTTTGCCTATCTATTGGAAGACCAGCACATACTGAACAACAAAAAATTTCTTGACCGATATAACGAACTGTCAACCGATAAAGGAAATCAGAACGAAATTATCAAAATAGGGAACGCAATTCAGATGTTGAAAAATGACAATGCCTTACCTAATGTAGACCTGATTGACCTTAATGGAGAAACAGTAAACAGCAAAAAAATTATTAAAGGTAAAACCGTTATTTTTTTCTGGACTGAAAATGCAAAATCCCATTTCGAAACGGCACACCGTAAAGCTATGGAATTAAAAGCCAAACATCCCGGTTATAATTTTATTGCTATCAATGTTGATGATAACCAGTCAAAATGGAAAAATAATCTTTCGAAATACAAATTTGATAAAATCGAAGAATTCCGGGTAAAGGATTTTGAAGAACTAAAACAGAAATGGGTGATTACGAAAATACACCGTGCCATCATCACAAATGCGGACGGAACTATTAATAATGCTTTTGTAAATCTGTTTGACGTTAAATTTGTTGACTATCTGAAATAA
- a CDS encoding nuclear transport factor 2 family protein has protein sequence MRKLVTIVFFICFQSLMAQEAEIRQSIQTFFDGFHTRDSLKMKSVCYSNMILHSISESTITRKITTEKFSDFAKSIAAISKNTKFEERLLSYSFNVEGSLAHVWTPYEFYVNGKLAHKGVNSFQLLKDNGKWKIIHIADTRKKS, from the coding sequence ATGCGAAAATTAGTAACCATTGTTTTCTTTATTTGCTTTCAGTCCCTAATGGCACAGGAAGCCGAAATCCGTCAATCGATACAAACCTTTTTTGATGGTTTTCATACAAGAGACAGCCTAAAAATGAAATCTGTCTGTTATTCAAATATGATATTACATTCAATATCTGAAAGTACCATAACAAGGAAGATAACAACTGAAAAGTTTTCTGATTTTGCAAAATCTATAGCGGCAATTTCTAAGAATACGAAATTCGAGGAACGCCTTCTTTCATATAGTTTCAACGTAGAAGGCTCCTTGGCGCATGTCTGGACACCGTATGAATTTTATGTAAATGGAAAATTAGCACATAAAGGGGTGAACTCATTCCAATTACTTAAAGATAATGGCAAATGGAAAATTATTCATATTGCCGATACCAGAAAAAAGAGCTAA
- the fsa gene encoding fructose-6-phosphate aldolase: MKFFIDTANLAQIKEAQALGVLDGVTTNPSLMAKEGITGKNNILKHYVDICNLVDGDVSAEVNALDFEGMVKEGEELAELHEQIVVKLPMTKEGVMAAKYFSDKGIKTNVTLVFSAGQAILAAKAGATYVSPFIGRLDDVSTDGLNLIQEIREIYDNYGFETEILAASVRHTMHIVNCAKIGADVMTGPLSAITGLLKHPLTDIGLAQFVADFEKGNK, from the coding sequence ATGAAATTTTTTATCGACACGGCTAATCTGGCTCAAATCAAAGAAGCACAAGCACTTGGTGTATTGGATGGTGTAACTACAAACCCTTCATTGATGGCGAAAGAGGGCATCACAGGAAAAAATAATATTTTAAAGCATTATGTAGATATCTGCAATCTTGTAGACGGTGATGTGAGTGCCGAAGTAAATGCACTTGATTTTGAAGGCATGGTGAAAGAAGGTGAGGAGTTGGCCGAATTGCACGAGCAGATTGTTGTTAAGTTGCCAATGACTAAAGAAGGTGTAATGGCTGCAAAATACTTTTCTGATAAAGGAATCAAAACAAACGTTACTCTGGTATTTTCTGCAGGACAGGCTATTTTGGCTGCAAAAGCAGGAGCTACCTATGTTTCTCCTTTTATTGGTCGTTTGGACGATGTTTCTACAGATGGTTTGAACCTGATTCAGGAAATCCGTGAGATTTATGATAATTATGGTTTTGAAACAGAAATCCTGGCTGCTTCTGTGCGTCATACAATGCATATCGTTAATTGTGCCAAGATAGGTGCTGATGTAATGACAGGACCGCTTTCTGCTATTACAGGACTGTTGAAACACCCTTTGACAGATATCGGATTGGCACAGTTTGTTGCTGATTTTGAAAAAGGAAATAAATAA